Proteins encoded within one genomic window of Chlorobaculum sp. MV4-Y:
- a CDS encoding SDR family oxidoreductase: protein MKHILLITGAGKGIGRAIALEFARAVRHHPDFDPVLILSSRTPADLEEISLECRAEGALTDTVTADISDMTDVRRLTAHIAEHYGRIDCLVNNAGVGRFGALSDLTEEDFDYTMNTNLKGTFFLTQALFALMERQRSGHIFFITSVAATKAFKHSAAYCMSKFGQRGLVETIRLYARKCNVRITDVQPGAVHTPMWGEVSDEMMALMMMPEDIATPVVQAYLQPTRTVIEEIVLRPTSGDIQDE from the coding sequence ATGAAACATATACTTCTGATCACCGGTGCAGGAAAAGGCATTGGCCGCGCTATTGCGCTCGAATTTGCCCGAGCTGTAAGGCACCACCCTGATTTCGACCCCGTACTCATACTCTCTTCACGCACACCGGCAGACCTCGAAGAAATATCTCTTGAGTGCCGTGCCGAGGGGGCCCTGACCGACACCGTCACCGCCGATATCTCCGATATGACTGATGTACGCCGGTTAACCGCTCATATTGCTGAGCACTATGGCCGAATTGACTGTCTGGTGAACAACGCCGGAGTTGGCCGTTTCGGAGCGCTGAGTGATCTGACCGAAGAGGACTTCGATTACACGATGAACACCAACCTCAAGGGAACCTTTTTCCTGACGCAGGCGCTGTTCGCCCTCATGGAACGCCAGCGTTCGGGGCACATTTTCTTCATCACCTCGGTAGCCGCAACCAAAGCATTCAAGCACTCAGCGGCCTACTGCATGTCAAAATTTGGCCAACGCGGCCTGGTCGAGACAATCCGCCTGTATGCCAGAAAGTGCAACGTCCGCATCACTGACGTCCAGCCGGGAGCAGTGCATACTCCGATGTGGGGCGAGGTGAGCGACGAGATGATGGCACTCATGATGATGCCGGAAGACATAGCGACTCCGGTAGTGCAGGCTTATCTGCAACCAACGAGAACGGTGATCGAAGAGATCGTGCTGAGGCCAACCAGCGGAGATATTCAGGACGAATGA
- a CDS encoding GatB/YqeY domain-containing protein, giving the protein MSLKERIDQELKEAMKSGDKIRLNAIRSIRAALLEKEVSIRVGGKAVLNEEQELEVVMGLAKRRRDAIEQFTAGNRLDLAETETAELKVLEEYLPQQLSDEEVEAAIREIIAQTGATSMKEMGKVMGLAMKALKGKADGGKVQNLVKSLLSA; this is encoded by the coding sequence ATGAGCCTTAAGGAAAGAATCGACCAGGAGCTGAAAGAAGCCATGAAAAGCGGCGACAAGATTCGCCTCAACGCCATCCGCTCTATCCGGGCCGCCCTGCTTGAAAAGGAGGTCTCGATCAGAGTTGGCGGCAAGGCGGTGCTGAACGAGGAGCAGGAGCTCGAAGTGGTGATGGGGCTGGCCAAGCGTCGGCGCGACGCCATCGAGCAGTTCACGGCAGGCAACCGGCTCGACCTGGCTGAAACCGAGACCGCAGAGCTGAAAGTGCTCGAAGAGTACCTGCCGCAGCAGCTTTCCGACGAAGAGGTCGAAGCGGCCATCCGCGAAATCATCGCGCAAACCGGCGCGACCTCCATGAAAGAGATGGGCAAGGTGATGGGCCTTGCCATGAAAGCGCTCAAGGGCAAGGCCGACGGCGGCAAAGTCCAGAACCTGGTGAAATCGCTTCTCTCAGCCTAA
- the serS gene encoding serine--tRNA ligase yields the protein MLDITYIRQNPDDVKEMLRRRQQSDDAPKVDRLLERDAERKAMVQRTDDLKALRNRVSKEIANIKRTGQGSGDELIAQMKSVSDEIADLDLGLSTLEGELEELLLTLPNRLHESVPEGRSAEENVLYKGPVLFEHNLDFPVKNHLELGKSLGLLDFERGAKISGTGFPVYTGKGARLERALINFMLDTHTSNHGYTEVFPPFMVNRDSLRGTGQWPKFADQVYHMPEDGLYAIPTAEVPVTNLHRGEMLDAEKLPIAYAAYSACFRREAGSYGKDTRGFLRVHQFNKVEMVRFTRPEESYAALEEILGHAEAILCALRIPYRVITLCSGDISANAAKCYDIEVWSPAENKYLEASSVSNFEDYQARRSNIRFKPDSKSKPEFVHTLNGSGLATSRLMVSLLEHYQTADGKIMVPEVLKPYTGFDVIE from the coding sequence ATGCTTGACATTACTTACATCCGCCAGAACCCGGATGATGTGAAAGAGATGCTGCGCCGCCGCCAGCAAAGTGACGACGCACCGAAGGTTGACCGTCTGCTCGAACGCGACGCTGAACGCAAGGCAATGGTGCAGCGAACCGACGACCTCAAGGCACTGCGCAACCGGGTATCGAAAGAGATCGCCAACATCAAGCGCACCGGCCAGGGATCTGGTGACGAACTGATCGCTCAGATGAAATCGGTCTCCGACGAAATCGCCGATCTCGATCTTGGGCTTTCGACGCTTGAAGGAGAGCTTGAAGAACTACTGCTCACCCTGCCCAACCGCCTGCACGAAAGCGTGCCGGAAGGTCGCTCAGCGGAGGAGAACGTGCTCTACAAGGGGCCGGTTTTGTTCGAGCACAATCTGGACTTTCCGGTCAAAAACCACCTCGAACTCGGCAAGAGCCTCGGCTTGCTCGACTTCGAACGCGGCGCGAAAATCAGCGGCACGGGTTTCCCGGTTTACACCGGCAAAGGCGCAAGACTCGAGCGAGCGCTCATCAACTTCATGCTCGACACCCACACATCAAACCACGGCTACACCGAGGTGTTTCCGCCCTTTATGGTAAACCGCGATTCACTGCGCGGCACTGGCCAGTGGCCCAAGTTCGCTGACCAGGTCTATCACATGCCGGAGGACGGGCTGTACGCCATCCCGACAGCCGAGGTGCCGGTAACCAACCTGCATCGCGGCGAAATGCTCGATGCGGAGAAGCTGCCGATCGCCTACGCCGCCTACTCGGCCTGCTTCCGGCGCGAAGCGGGAAGCTACGGCAAAGACACACGAGGCTTCCTGCGGGTACACCAGTTCAACAAGGTCGAGATGGTGCGCTTCACACGGCCGGAAGAGTCGTACGCGGCACTTGAAGAGATTCTCGGCCACGCCGAAGCGATCCTCTGCGCACTCAGGATTCCCTACCGCGTCATCACGCTCTGCAGCGGCGACATCAGCGCCAACGCCGCGAAGTGCTACGACATAGAGGTGTGGTCGCCCGCCGAAAACAAATATCTCGAAGCATCGAGCGTCTCGAACTTCGAGGACTATCAGGCTCGCCGCTCGAACATCCGCTTCAAGCCCGACAGCAAGTCAAAACCGGAGTTTGTGCACACCCTCAACGGCTCGGGCCTGGCTACATCGAGGCTGATGGTCTCGCTGCTCGAACACTACCAGACCGCCGACGGCAAGATCATGGTGCCTGAAGTGCTGAAGCCCTACACGGGGTTCGATGTGATTGAGTAA
- the metX gene encoding homoserine O-acetyltransferase MetX: protein MTRMEQRAIISDSTKYFKSHEPLPLELGGELPGVKVAYRTWGKLNAEKSNVILVCHALTGNADADSWWCGMFGEGRAFDETKDFIICSNVIGSCYGSTGPLSRNPLTGKHYGPDFPRITIRDIVNVQRLLLRSLGIERIRLVVGASLGGMQVLEWGAMYPEMAGALMPMGISGRHSAWCIAQSEAQRQAIAADAEWQDGWYDPATQPRKGLAAARMMAMCTYRCFENYQQRFGRQQREDGLFEAESYVRHQGDKLVERFDANTYVTLTRAMDMHDLGRGRESYEATLAALTMPVEILSIDSDVLYPKEEQEELARLIPGSRLLFLDEPYGHDAFLIDTDTVSRMVCEFKEKI, encoded by the coding sequence ATGACCCGGATGGAGCAGAGAGCAATTATTTCCGACAGTACGAAATACTTCAAATCACACGAACCGTTGCCGCTCGAACTGGGAGGGGAACTGCCCGGCGTGAAGGTAGCTTACCGAACCTGGGGTAAGCTGAACGCTGAGAAAAGCAACGTCATTCTCGTCTGCCATGCGCTGACAGGCAACGCCGACGCCGATAGTTGGTGGTGCGGCATGTTCGGTGAGGGACGCGCCTTTGACGAGACAAAAGATTTCATCATTTGCAGCAACGTGATCGGGAGCTGCTACGGCTCGACTGGGCCGCTCTCACGCAATCCGCTGACCGGCAAACACTACGGCCCCGATTTCCCGCGCATCACCATCCGCGACATAGTGAACGTTCAACGACTCTTGCTCCGCTCGCTCGGCATCGAAAGGATCCGGCTCGTTGTCGGTGCGTCGCTTGGCGGAATGCAGGTGCTCGAATGGGGCGCGATGTATCCGGAGATGGCCGGGGCCCTGATGCCGATGGGTATTTCAGGCCGCCATTCGGCGTGGTGCATCGCGCAGAGCGAGGCACAGCGGCAGGCAATCGCCGCCGACGCAGAGTGGCAGGATGGCTGGTACGATCCGGCGACGCAGCCGCGCAAAGGACTTGCGGCAGCAAGGATGATGGCCATGTGCACCTACCGCTGCTTCGAGAACTACCAGCAGCGCTTCGGCCGCCAGCAGCGCGAGGATGGTCTGTTCGAGGCCGAGAGCTACGTGCGCCACCAGGGCGACAAGCTCGTAGAGCGTTTCGACGCCAACACCTACGTCACGCTCACCAGAGCGATGGACATGCACGACCTCGGTCGCGGACGCGAGTCATACGAAGCCACGCTTGCGGCGCTGACAATGCCGGTCGAGATTCTCTCCATCGACTCGGACGTGCTCTATCCAAAAGAGGAGCAGGAGGAACTCGCCCGACTCATTCCCGGTTCCCGCCTGCTCTTCCTCGACGAACCCTACGGTCATGACGCCTTCCTCATCGACACCGACACGGTCAGTCGCATGGTTTGCGAGTTCAAGGAGAAGATTTAA
- a CDS encoding O-acetylhomoserine aminocarboxypropyltransferase/cysteine synthase family protein, whose protein sequence is MTKDNSFRFETLQVHAGQEPDPVTGSRAVPIYQTTSYVFENAEHGADLFALRKAGNIYTRLMNPTTDVLEKRMAALEGGKAALGVASGHSAQFIAIATICQAGDNIVSSSYLYGGTYNQFKVAFKRLGIEVKFVDGNDPEAFRKAIDGNTKALYMESIGNPAFHVPDFEAIAAIARENGIPLIVDNTFGCAGYLCRPIDHGASIVVESATKWIGGHGTSMGGIIVDAGTFDWGNGKFPLFTEPSEGYHGLKFHEAVGELAFIIRARVEGLRDFGPAISPFNSFMLLQGLETLSLRVQRHLDNTLELARWLQSHDAVAWVNYPGLESHPTHELAKRYLTYGFGCVLTFGVKGGFEKAVKFIDSVKLASHLANVGDAKTLVIHPASTTHQQLSAEEQQSAGVTADMVRVSVGIEHIDDIKADFSQAFENLV, encoded by the coding sequence ATGACCAAGGATAATTCCTTCCGGTTCGAGACCTTGCAGGTTCACGCCGGGCAGGAGCCTGATCCGGTGACCGGATCGCGGGCTGTACCCATCTACCAGACAACCTCCTACGTGTTCGAGAACGCCGAGCACGGTGCCGACCTTTTCGCGCTGCGTAAAGCGGGCAATATCTATACGCGCCTGATGAACCCGACTACCGACGTGCTCGAAAAGCGCATGGCTGCGCTCGAAGGAGGCAAGGCGGCACTTGGCGTGGCAAGCGGCCACTCGGCGCAGTTCATTGCCATCGCCACCATCTGTCAGGCGGGAGACAATATCGTGTCGTCGAGCTACCTCTACGGCGGCACCTACAACCAGTTCAAGGTCGCCTTCAAGCGTCTTGGTATCGAGGTGAAGTTCGTGGATGGCAACGATCCGGAGGCGTTTCGCAAGGCCATCGACGGCAACACCAAGGCGCTCTACATGGAGTCGATCGGCAATCCGGCCTTCCATGTGCCCGATTTCGAGGCCATCGCCGCCATCGCCCGCGAGAACGGTATTCCGCTGATCGTGGACAACACTTTCGGCTGTGCAGGTTACCTCTGCCGTCCGATCGATCATGGCGCGTCCATCGTCGTCGAGTCGGCCACCAAGTGGATCGGCGGGCATGGCACCTCGATGGGCGGTATTATCGTCGATGCAGGCACCTTCGACTGGGGAAACGGCAAGTTTCCGCTCTTCACCGAGCCTTCGGAAGGCTACCACGGCCTGAAGTTCCATGAGGCGGTTGGCGAGCTGGCGTTCATCATCAGGGCGCGGGTCGAGGGACTGCGTGATTTCGGCCCGGCGATCAGCCCGTTCAACTCCTTCATGCTTTTGCAGGGGCTTGAAACCCTCTCGCTCCGGGTGCAGCGCCACCTCGACAACACGCTTGAACTGGCTCGCTGGCTTCAGTCGCACGACGCGGTTGCGTGGGTGAACTATCCGGGCCTTGAAAGCCATCCGACGCACGAGCTGGCAAAGCGTTACCTCACGTACGGATTTGGTTGCGTGCTCACCTTTGGCGTCAAGGGCGGATTTGAGAAGGCGGTCAAATTCATCGACAGCGTGAAGCTGGCGAGCCACCTGGCCAACGTGGGCGATGCCAAGACCCTTGTGATCCACCCTGCCTCGACGACGCACCAGCAGCTCAGCGCGGAGGAGCAGCAGTCGGCGGGCGTCACCGCCGACATGGTGCGCGTGTCAGTTGGCATCGAGCACATTGATGACATCAAGGCTGACTTCAGCCAGGCTTTCGAGAATTTAGTATGA
- the rsmB gene encoding 16S rRNA (cytosine(967)-C(5))-methyltransferase RsmB has translation MTARELALRVLLELDGMRKSEELLNRMLEHFGLGKSDRALAKELVAGTLKYQLQCDYIIARFYRHDYAKTATVLKHILRLGVYQLMHLDRVPKSAAVNESVKLARKYKGDHLAKLVNGVLRNISKATIDLESWTAALPEAKRLSIIYSYPEWLTDRWIKHYGAETAAQMLAHGNRPPATGYRINRLKADPETLFALPALADARRVEAAELDSFFFSKQFALLEPLLKEGLVSVQNPAQGLACLMAAPQPDSTVFDMCAAPGGKATFIAELMENRGRVIALDRSPAKVARIASNAAALGITIIEPSEGDALTFDQGCAVDTILLDAPCTGTGVLGRRAELRWRTTPEKLRELTELQTAMLDRAALLLRAGGALLYATCSVEPEENELQTEAFLQRHPEFILEASRLTLPGSSEGFDGGFAARFRKTEG, from the coding sequence ATGACCGCACGTGAACTCGCCCTTCGTGTTTTGCTCGAACTCGACGGTATGCGCAAATCTGAAGAGCTGCTCAACCGGATGCTCGAACACTTCGGCCTCGGCAAGAGCGACCGGGCGCTTGCCAAAGAGCTGGTGGCCGGAACGCTGAAGTACCAGCTCCAGTGCGATTACATCATCGCGCGATTCTACCGGCACGACTACGCCAAAACGGCTACCGTTCTCAAGCACATCTTGCGCCTCGGCGTCTATCAGCTCATGCACCTTGACCGTGTTCCAAAGTCGGCGGCGGTCAACGAATCGGTCAAGCTGGCCCGCAAGTACAAGGGCGACCACCTGGCGAAGCTGGTCAACGGCGTTTTGCGCAACATTTCAAAAGCGACCATCGATCTCGAAAGCTGGACGGCTGCTCTGCCCGAAGCGAAACGCCTGTCGATCATCTACTCGTATCCGGAGTGGCTGACCGACCGCTGGATCAAACATTACGGCGCTGAAACTGCCGCGCAGATGCTCGCGCACGGCAACCGGCCTCCAGCCACCGGCTACCGGATCAACCGGCTCAAAGCCGATCCCGAAACGCTTTTCGCCCTGCCCGCGCTCGCGGATGCGCGGCGAGTAGAGGCCGCAGAACTCGACAGCTTCTTTTTCTCGAAACAGTTCGCCCTGCTCGAACCGCTGCTCAAGGAGGGACTCGTCAGCGTGCAGAATCCGGCACAGGGACTTGCCTGTCTGATGGCCGCGCCGCAACCCGACAGCACGGTGTTCGACATGTGCGCCGCGCCGGGGGGCAAGGCAACCTTTATAGCCGAGCTGATGGAGAATCGCGGGCGCGTCATCGCACTCGACCGCTCCCCCGCGAAAGTTGCGCGAATCGCTTCGAACGCGGCAGCACTCGGCATCACCATCATCGAGCCAAGCGAGGGCGACGCGCTCACCTTCGATCAGGGATGCGCAGTGGACACCATTCTGCTCGACGCGCCGTGCACCGGCACCGGCGTGCTGGGCCGTCGCGCTGAACTGCGCTGGCGCACGACGCCCGAAAAGCTCCGGGAATTGACGGAACTGCAAACCGCGATGCTCGATCGCGCAGCCTTGCTACTTCGTGCCGGCGGCGCGCTCCTCTACGCCACCTGCTCGGTCGAACCCGAGGAGAACGAGCTTCAGACGGAAGCCTTCCTGCAACGTCATCCAGAGTTCATCCTCGAAGCGTCGCGGCTGACGTTGCCGGGATCGAGCGAAGGGTTCGACGGCGGATTCGCCGCGCGGTTCCGCAAAACGGAGGGGTAA
- the xerD gene encoding site-specific tyrosine recombinase XerD: MPEREEPWRDALETFLNYLTLERNFSGNTRASYLNDLERYLAWLHEGGVKPEKAVPGDIRKFIAELHEIGLEASSVARNISAIRSFHKFLLTERLAEMNPAENIHQPKLARYLPSVLTVEEMVTLLDAPLKRHPTGTFMLRDKAMLEFLYATGVRVSELLGLSRLNLHMDDGFVRVFGKGSKERLVPVGQTAISWMKRYLDELRPGMTSAASCDTIFLNSRGGKLSRMAAWNIVREHAIIAGIEKPISPHTFRHSFATHLLEGGADLRVVQEMLGHSSIIATQIYTHIDRSFIKEVHKTFHPRG; encoded by the coding sequence ATGCCGGAACGCGAAGAGCCGTGGCGCGACGCGCTCGAAACCTTCCTGAACTACCTGACTCTCGAACGCAACTTTTCGGGCAACACGCGGGCCTCATACCTGAACGATCTCGAACGCTACCTCGCCTGGCTGCACGAAGGCGGCGTCAAACCCGAAAAGGCCGTGCCCGGCGACATCCGCAAATTCATCGCAGAATTGCACGAGATCGGTCTCGAAGCGAGTTCGGTCGCCCGCAACATTTCGGCCATCCGCTCTTTCCACAAATTCTTGCTCACCGAGCGGCTCGCCGAGATGAACCCCGCCGAGAACATCCACCAGCCGAAACTTGCTCGTTACCTCCCATCAGTGCTGACCGTCGAGGAGATGGTGACGCTGCTCGATGCCCCGCTCAAGCGGCATCCGACCGGCACCTTCATGCTGCGCGACAAGGCGATGCTTGAATTTCTCTACGCCACAGGAGTCCGGGTCAGCGAGCTGCTGGGCCTCAGCCGGCTGAATCTGCACATGGATGACGGCTTTGTGCGGGTCTTCGGCAAAGGCTCGAAAGAGCGGCTTGTGCCAGTCGGCCAGACGGCCATTTCGTGGATGAAGCGCTACCTCGACGAGCTGCGCCCCGGCATGACGAGCGCCGCGTCCTGCGACACCATCTTTCTGAACTCGCGCGGCGGCAAGCTTTCGCGCATGGCTGCATGGAACATCGTGCGTGAGCACGCGATCATCGCGGGCATTGAAAAGCCGATCAGCCCGCACACCTTCCGCCACTCCTTCGCCACACACCTGCTCGAAGGGGGCGCTGACCTTCGCGTCGTGCAGGAGATGCTCGGCCACAGCTCCATCATCGCCACCCAGATCTACACCCACATCGACCGCTCGTTTATAAAGGAAGTGCACAAAACCTTTCACCCGCGAGGATAA